One Prevotella intermedia ATCC 25611 = DSM 20706 DNA window includes the following coding sequences:
- the carB gene encoding carbamoyl-phosphate synthase (glutamine-hydrolyzing) large subunit, which yields MKDESIKKVLLLGSGALKIGEAGEFDYSGSQALKALREEGVSTVLINPNIATVQTSEGVADQIYYLPVQPYFVERVIQKERPDGILLAFGGQTALNCGVELDRLGILEKYNVKVLGTPVKAIMNTEDRELFVQQLDEIDVKTIKSEACETAEQARKAAATLGYPVIIRAAYALGGLGSGFADNEEELNKLCEKAFSFSPQVLVEKSLKGWKEIEYEVVRDQYDNCITVCNMENFDPLGIHTGESIVIAPSQTLTNSEYHKLRKLAIKIVRHIGIVGECNVQYAFDPKSEDYRVIEVNARLSRSSALASKATGYPLAFVAAKLGMGYGLFELKNSVTKTTSAFFEPALDYVVCKIPRWDLSKFRGVDKELGSSMKSVGEVMAIGRNFEEAIQKGLRMIGQGMHGFVENKELEINDIDAALREPTDKRIFVISKAMHKGYTIDQIHELTKIDHWFLHKLKHIIDVDEQLKTCNINTLDKNLLRTAKVYGFTDFQIARAVGLEDEVGNMHKAVLVVRQLRKSYGILPVVKQIDTLAAEYPAQTNYLYVTYSGVASDIKFETDRKSVIVLGSGAYRIGSSVEFDWCGVQALNTIRKQGYRSIMINYNPETVSTDYDMCDRLYFDELTFERVMDIIDMEMPQGVIVSTGGQIPNNLAIHLDAENVPILGTKAKDIDNAEDRAKFSAMLNDIGVNQPEWRALTSMADIQEFVDRVGFPVLVRPSYVLSGAAMNVCSNNDELERFLQLAANVSEDHPVVVSKFIENAKEIEMDAVARDGEIMAYAISEHIEFAGVHSGDATIQFPPQKLYVETVRRVKRISRQIAKALHINGPFNIQFMARDNDILVIECNLRASRSFPFVSKVLKLNFIDLATKIMLGMPVEKPNKNLFDLDYVGIKASQFSFNRLQKADPVLGVDMSSTGEVGCIGEDTHTALLKSMLSVGQRIPAKNILLSTGGAKQKAEMLDAAKILKAHGYNLFATGGTSKYLTENGLENTLVYWPSDEGKQPQALDLLHEKKIDMVVNIPKDLTPRELTNGYKIRRASIDLNIPLLTNSRLASAFIAAFCNVKLDDIDIKAWGEY from the coding sequence ATGAAAGACGAATCAATAAAGAAAGTCCTGCTACTTGGTTCAGGCGCATTAAAGATAGGTGAAGCTGGTGAATTTGACTATTCTGGTTCGCAAGCACTAAAAGCACTGCGTGAAGAAGGTGTTTCTACCGTTCTCATCAACCCAAATATTGCAACCGTTCAAACATCGGAAGGCGTGGCAGACCAAATCTATTATCTGCCTGTTCAGCCTTATTTCGTAGAACGTGTTATCCAAAAAGAACGTCCCGATGGTATTCTTTTGGCATTCGGTGGACAAACCGCGCTGAACTGTGGCGTAGAGTTAGACCGTCTCGGCATACTCGAAAAGTACAATGTAAAGGTGCTCGGTACACCTGTAAAGGCGATTATGAACACCGAAGACCGTGAACTTTTCGTACAGCAGTTAGACGAAATCGACGTTAAAACCATTAAGAGCGAGGCTTGTGAAACTGCAGAACAAGCACGCAAGGCAGCTGCGACATTGGGCTATCCTGTTATTATCCGTGCAGCTTACGCATTGGGCGGACTTGGCAGTGGATTTGCCGATAACGAAGAAGAACTCAACAAACTTTGCGAAAAAGCCTTCTCGTTCTCACCTCAAGTTTTGGTGGAAAAGAGTTTAAAGGGCTGGAAAGAAATAGAATACGAAGTGGTACGCGACCAATACGACAACTGTATTACGGTCTGCAATATGGAGAATTTCGACCCATTAGGTATCCATACGGGCGAATCTATCGTAATTGCACCTTCGCAAACCCTTACCAACAGCGAGTATCACAAGCTCCGCAAATTAGCAATAAAGATAGTTCGCCACATCGGAATAGTGGGCGAATGTAACGTACAATACGCTTTCGACCCCAAGAGCGAAGACTACCGTGTAATTGAAGTCAATGCACGCCTCTCTCGTTCATCGGCTTTAGCAAGTAAGGCGACGGGCTATCCCCTTGCTTTCGTGGCAGCCAAATTAGGTATGGGCTATGGTTTGTTTGAATTGAAGAACTCTGTTACAAAGACTACATCGGCTTTCTTCGAGCCAGCACTCGACTATGTTGTCTGCAAGATACCACGCTGGGACTTGAGCAAGTTCCGTGGTGTAGACAAGGAATTGGGCTCAAGCATGAAGTCGGTTGGCGAAGTTATGGCTATCGGCCGCAACTTCGAGGAAGCCATACAAAAGGGATTGCGCATGATTGGGCAAGGCATGCACGGCTTTGTAGAGAACAAAGAACTTGAAATCAACGATATAGATGCCGCATTGCGCGAACCTACCGACAAGCGTATCTTCGTTATTTCAAAGGCAATGCACAAAGGTTATACCATTGACCAAATTCACGAACTTACCAAAATCGACCATTGGTTCCTGCACAAGCTAAAGCATATCATTGATGTTGATGAGCAATTAAAGACTTGCAACATCAACACACTCGATAAAAACTTGCTCCGCACAGCAAAGGTATATGGCTTCACCGATTTCCAAATCGCTCGTGCAGTAGGTTTGGAAGACGAAGTTGGCAATATGCACAAGGCTGTCTTGGTAGTTCGCCAGTTGCGTAAAAGCTATGGAATCCTCCCTGTTGTCAAGCAAATCGATACGCTTGCAGCCGAATATCCTGCACAAACCAACTATCTTTACGTTACCTACTCGGGCGTAGCTTCTGACATTAAGTTTGAAACTGACCGTAAGAGTGTCATCGTTCTTGGCTCAGGTGCTTACCGCATCGGCTCTTCTGTCGAATTCGACTGGTGTGGCGTACAGGCATTAAACACCATTCGCAAGCAGGGCTACCGCTCTATCATGATAAATTACAACCCCGAAACCGTATCGACCGACTACGATATGTGCGACCGTCTTTACTTCGACGAACTCACATTCGAACGTGTTATGGACATCATCGATATGGAAATGCCACAGGGCGTAATTGTTTCTACGGGCGGACAAATTCCTAACAACCTCGCCATACATCTTGATGCAGAGAACGTTCCCATACTCGGAACAAAGGCAAAAGACATTGACAATGCCGAAGACCGTGCCAAATTCTCTGCCATGCTCAACGATATTGGTGTGAACCAACCAGAGTGGCGTGCGCTGACAAGTATGGCAGACATTCAGGAATTTGTAGACCGTGTGGGCTTCCCCGTACTTGTTCGTCCTTCTTACGTTCTTTCCGGCGCAGCTATGAACGTTTGTTCCAACAACGACGAGTTGGAGCGTTTCCTCCAGTTGGCAGCCAACGTGAGCGAAGACCACCCAGTGGTTGTAAGCAAATTCATTGAGAATGCGAAAGAAATAGAAATGGACGCAGTGGCTCGTGATGGCGAAATCATGGCTTACGCAATATCTGAACACATCGAGTTTGCAGGTGTTCACTCAGGCGATGCCACCATTCAGTTCCCACCACAAAAGCTCTATGTAGAAACCGTACGCCGTGTTAAACGCATCAGCCGACAAATTGCCAAGGCATTGCACATTAACGGTCCGTTCAACATACAGTTTATGGCGCGCGACAACGACATACTCGTTATTGAGTGTAACCTTCGTGCCAGCCGCTCGTTCCCATTTGTGAGCAAGGTGTTGAAACTGAATTTCATCGATTTGGCTACCAAGATTATGCTTGGCATGCCAGTGGAAAAGCCAAACAAAAACCTCTTCGACCTCGATTATGTGGGTATCAAGGCTTCGCAATTCTCGTTCAACCGCTTGCAGAAAGCCGACCCTGTGTTGGGCGTAGATATGAGTTCGACGGGCGAAGTAGGCTGCATTGGCGAAGACACACACACAGCATTGCTAAAGAGTATGCTCTCTGTCGGGCAGCGAATACCTGCAAAGAACATACTTCTTTCTACTGGTGGAGCAAAGCAAAAGGCAGAAATGCTCGATGCTGCGAAGATATTAAAGGCTCATGGCTATAATCTTTTTGCAACTGGTGGTACTTCTAAATACCTCACAGAAAACGGTTTAGAAAACACATTGGTATATTGGCCATCAGACGAAGGCAAGCAACCACAAGCATTAGACCTTCTACACGAGAAGAAAATAGATATGGTGGTGAACATTCCAAAGGACCTTACACCACGCGAACTTACCAACGGTTACAAAATCCGCCGTGCGTCAATCGACCTCAACATACCATTGCTCACCAACAGCCGCCTTGCAAGTGCTTTCATTGCGGCGTTCTGCAATGTGAAGTTAGACGATATTGACATCAAGGCTTGGGGCGAATACTAA
- the carA gene encoding glutamine-hydrolyzing carbamoyl-phosphate synthase small subunit yields MRNVTLVLNDGTEFHGKSFGYDKPVAGEVVFNTAMMGYPESLTDPSYAGQMLVMTFPLVGNYGVPPFTIEKNHIPSFMESDKIYVSALIVSDYTEEYSHWNAVESLASWLKREKVPGITGIDTRELTKVLREHGVMMGQIIFDDEADNIPTAHYEGVNFVDLVSTKEIIRYNEGGGKKVVLVDCGVKANILRELINRNIEVIRVPWNYDYTSLEYDGLFLANGPGDPDMCSDAVEIIRKQMNQSTKPICGICMGNQLMAKAAGATIFKLKYGHRGHNQPVRLVGTNQCYITSQNHGYAVDAKTLGKDWEELFVNMNDGSNEGIRHKTNPWFSSQFHPEASSGPIDTVFMFDKFVEALK; encoded by the coding sequence ATGAGGAATGTAACTTTAGTCTTAAATGACGGTACAGAATTTCATGGAAAATCATTCGGATACGACAAGCCTGTTGCGGGCGAAGTTGTATTCAACACAGCAATGATGGGATACCCCGAAAGTCTTACCGACCCTTCCTACGCAGGTCAAATGCTTGTCATGACATTCCCCTTGGTCGGCAACTACGGTGTTCCACCATTTACGATTGAGAAGAATCATATTCCTTCGTTCATGGAAAGCGACAAGATTTATGTCTCTGCACTCATCGTTTCCGATTATACGGAGGAGTACTCTCACTGGAATGCCGTTGAAAGCTTAGCATCATGGCTCAAGCGCGAAAAGGTTCCTGGAATCACAGGCATTGATACACGCGAGCTTACAAAAGTATTGCGCGAACACGGCGTAATGATGGGACAAATCATTTTTGACGACGAAGCTGACAACATTCCTACTGCCCACTATGAAGGAGTAAACTTTGTAGACCTTGTTTCTACAAAAGAAATCATTCGTTACAATGAAGGAGGCGGAAAGAAAGTGGTGTTAGTAGATTGCGGTGTAAAAGCCAACATCTTGCGCGAATTGATAAATCGCAACATCGAAGTAATTCGTGTACCTTGGAATTACGATTATACATCATTGGAATACGACGGACTTTTCCTTGCCAATGGTCCTGGCGACCCAGACATGTGCAGCGATGCGGTAGAGATTATCCGCAAGCAAATGAACCAAAGCACAAAGCCTATATGTGGCATTTGTATGGGAAACCAACTTATGGCAAAGGCTGCTGGTGCAACCATCTTCAAGCTAAAGTATGGTCATCGTGGACACAATCAGCCCGTCAGATTAGTAGGAACAAACCAATGCTACATTACTTCTCAGAACCACGGTTATGCTGTTGATGCAAAAACATTGGGCAAAGACTGGGAAGAACTCTTTGTAAACATGAACGATGGCAGTAACGAAGGAATCCGCCATAAGACAAATCCTTGGTTCAGCTCGCAGTTCCACCCTGAAGCAAGTTCGGGTCCGATAGATACAGTATTTATGTTTGATAAATTTGTAGAAGCACTGAAATAA
- a CDS encoding polysaccharide biosynthesis/export family protein yields MKKLLLPIMVVTVILMMVGCGSSKQVAYWQNIDSISLAASKGLFDAKIMPKDELTILVQTTDPLTSEPFNLRSTGQTTSKNQITGYLVDNDGMINFPIVGKIHVAGLTKTECEDLIKSKIQPYLARTENPLVSVRTSSYRITVIGEVNKPGVIPVATEKISLVEALAEAGDMTVYGKRDNILLVREDKSGEKHKVRLNMNDANIINSPYYYLQQNDIVYVEPHKVKARNTFFGSNTSIFYSVIGITTSLASLLITVLR; encoded by the coding sequence ATGAAGAAATTACTTTTACCCATCATGGTGGTTACCGTGATTTTAATGATGGTAGGCTGCGGTTCAAGCAAACAAGTGGCTTACTGGCAAAACATAGACTCTATTAGCTTGGCTGCGTCTAAAGGTTTATTCGATGCGAAGATTATGCCAAAAGACGAATTAACTATTTTGGTGCAGACCACTGACCCACTTACTTCTGAACCATTCAATTTACGTTCAACAGGACAAACAACCAGCAAAAACCAAATTACAGGCTATTTGGTTGATAACGATGGTATGATAAACTTTCCTATCGTAGGCAAGATTCATGTTGCAGGACTAACAAAGACAGAATGCGAAGACTTAATCAAGAGTAAAATCCAGCCTTATTTGGCACGTACAGAGAATCCACTCGTATCGGTTCGCACAAGTAGTTACCGCATCACGGTTATCGGTGAAGTAAACAAACCTGGTGTTATTCCTGTGGCAACAGAGAAAATCAGCCTCGTTGAAGCATTGGCAGAAGCAGGCGATATGACTGTTTATGGAAAGCGCGACAACATTCTCCTTGTCAGAGAAGACAAAAGTGGAGAGAAACACAAGGTGCGCTTGAATATGAACGATGCAAATATTATAAATTCACCTTATTATTATTTGCAACAAAACGATATTGTTTATGTTGAGCCACATAAGGTAAAAGCAAGAAATACATTCTTCGGAAGCAACACAAGCATATTCTATTCTGTTATAGGTATAACAACATCGCTTGCTTCGCTACTAATTACCGTTTTAAGATAA
- the glmS gene encoding glutamine--fructose-6-phosphate transaminase (isomerizing), whose amino-acid sequence MCGIVGYLGKKRQAYPVLIKGLKRLEYRGYDSSGVALINSNGDLSVYKAKGKVSELEAFCAEKNIEGTVGIAHTRWATHGEPSSTNAHPHYSESKNLAIIHNGIIENYAEIKKNLKDKGVHFASDTDTEVLVQFVEYVQTKKELDLLTAVQVVLSQVIGAYAIAILDKRHPDTVIAARKQSPLVVGIGDGEFFLGSDASPIIEYTDKVVYLEDENIAVMKLGEELKIVNIQNESLAPVIKKVDIDLGQIEKGGYPHFMLKEIFEQPECLINCMRGRINIDNDNVTLSAIIDHRQRLLSAKRIIIVACGTSWHAGLIGKQLLETFCRIPVDVEYASEFRYRNPVVSADDVVIALSQSGETADTLAAIELAKEHGAFIYGICNAIGSSIPRATDTGTYIHVGPEIGVASTKAFTGQVTVLTMLALTLAEAKGAIKHDKYIEVVKELSSIPEKIKEVLKTNEAIADLARTFTYAQNFLYLGRGFSYPVALEGALKLKEISYIHAEGYPAAEMKHGPIALIDSDMPVVVIATHNSMYEKVRSNIQEIKARNGRVIALVSKGDKTVSQIADAVIELPDTMDCLEPLVATIPLQLLAYHVAVCKGKDVDQPRNLAKSVTVE is encoded by the coding sequence ATGTGTGGAATTGTAGGATATTTAGGTAAAAAGAGACAAGCATACCCCGTTCTGATAAAAGGACTGAAAAGACTTGAATATAGAGGATACGATAGTTCAGGTGTTGCACTTATCAATAGCAATGGCGACTTGAGCGTATATAAAGCAAAAGGCAAAGTAAGCGAATTAGAGGCTTTCTGCGCTGAAAAAAATATTGAAGGCACTGTTGGTATAGCACACACACGATGGGCGACACACGGTGAACCTTCTTCAACTAATGCCCACCCTCACTATTCGGAATCGAAAAACTTAGCCATCATACACAATGGCATTATTGAAAATTACGCAGAAATAAAGAAGAACCTCAAAGACAAGGGTGTTCACTTTGCTTCTGATACCGACACAGAAGTGTTGGTGCAATTCGTTGAATACGTCCAAACAAAGAAAGAATTAGACTTGCTTACCGCTGTTCAGGTGGTTTTAAGTCAAGTTATTGGTGCATACGCCATAGCAATTCTTGACAAGCGACACCCCGACACAGTTATTGCAGCACGTAAGCAAAGCCCTCTCGTCGTAGGAATTGGCGATGGTGAGTTCTTCTTAGGCTCAGATGCAAGTCCTATTATCGAATATACTGACAAGGTAGTGTACCTCGAAGACGAGAATATTGCTGTAATGAAATTAGGTGAGGAACTCAAGATAGTAAACATTCAAAACGAGTCTTTAGCACCTGTAATAAAGAAGGTGGACATTGACCTTGGACAAATTGAGAAAGGTGGTTATCCACACTTTATGCTCAAAGAAATATTCGAGCAACCCGAATGCCTTATCAACTGTATGCGAGGACGCATCAATATAGATAACGACAATGTAACTTTAAGTGCCATTATCGACCATAGACAACGTTTATTAAGTGCAAAACGCATCATCATCGTAGCATGCGGAACAAGTTGGCATGCAGGTCTTATTGGCAAACAACTACTTGAAACATTCTGTCGAATACCTGTTGATGTGGAGTATGCAAGTGAGTTCCGTTACCGTAATCCTGTAGTTTCTGCTGACGATGTAGTAATAGCATTGTCGCAAAGTGGCGAAACAGCTGACACACTCGCTGCCATTGAGTTGGCAAAAGAGCATGGTGCATTCATATACGGAATATGCAATGCCATTGGTTCAAGTATTCCACGTGCTACCGACACAGGTACTTACATTCACGTAGGTCCTGAAATTGGTGTGGCTTCAACAAAAGCTTTCACAGGTCAGGTAACAGTTCTTACAATGCTTGCACTCACCTTAGCAGAAGCAAAGGGAGCTATTAAGCACGATAAATATATCGAAGTGGTAAAAGAGTTGTCGTCAATTCCCGAAAAGATAAAAGAGGTTTTGAAAACCAACGAAGCTATTGCAGACTTGGCAAGAACATTTACTTATGCACAGAATTTCCTTTATTTAGGTCGTGGATTCAGCTATCCTGTCGCACTAGAAGGTGCTCTAAAGCTGAAAGAAATTTCATACATACATGCTGAAGGCTATCCTGCTGCAGAAATGAAACACGGTCCTATTGCCTTGATAGACTCTGATATGCCTGTCGTTGTAATAGCAACACACAACTCAATGTATGAAAAGGTGCGCAGCAATATACAGGAAATTAAGGCTCGAAACGGTCGTGTAATAGCGTTAGTGTCAAAGGGCGACAAGACGGTTTCGCAGATTGCAGATGCAGTTATTGAACTTCCTGACACAATGGACTGCTTGGAACCACTCGTAGCAACCATACCGCTGCAACTATTAGCCTATCACGTGGCAGTCTGCAAAGGCAAAGATGTAGACCAACCGCGCAACTTGGCAAAGTCCGTTACAGTGGAATAA
- a CDS encoding amidophosphoribosyltransferase: MEKNIHEDCGVAMIRLLKPLSYFKEKYGTWMYGLNKMYLMMEKQHNRGQEGAGIASVKLETQPGNEYMFRERAEGKNAVTEIFANIHRQYKDYTEAEIADVDFAQRHLPFAGELYMGHLRYSTTGKSGLSYVHPFLRRNNWRAKNLSFCGNFNMTNLSEIFEHLTDYGQCPRKYSDTYLLLEFMGHRLDREVERNFRDAKALGLEKFDITHYIEDHIEMKNVLQTTMQYFDGGYVICGVTGSGEMCAMRDPWGIRPAFFYMNDEYMALASERPVLQTTFDLTCEDIKELLPGQALIVNKRGESSLHQILEPKSDTACSFERIYFSRGSDRDIYKERKKLGEQLTEKVLKSIDNDTNHTVISFIPNTAEVAFYGLLQGFEKWLNTKKAEEIKALGSNATDVEIEKILSQSIRSEKVAWKDIKLRTFITESNSRNDLASHVYDISYESITPNEDNLVIIDDSIVRGTTLKESILRILDRLHPKKIIIVSSAPQIRYPDYYGIDMPRLEEFCVFDATIELIKERNMESLLTEVYEACKKEVAKGKGETINNAVCKVYAPFTVEEINKKIVEMLRPKGMTTPVELVYQSIEGLHEAIPNHKGDWYFTGNFPTPGGMRLVNKAFINFYEQVYHK, translated from the coding sequence ATGGAGAAGAATATACATGAAGATTGCGGTGTTGCAATGATAAGATTGCTGAAACCGCTAAGCTACTTCAAAGAGAAGTATGGAACTTGGATGTACGGCTTGAATAAGATGTATCTTATGATGGAAAAGCAGCACAACCGAGGACAAGAAGGTGCTGGTATAGCAAGTGTCAAGCTTGAAACACAGCCCGGAAACGAATATATGTTCCGAGAGCGAGCCGAAGGAAAGAATGCCGTTACAGAAATTTTTGCCAATATTCACAGGCAATACAAAGACTACACCGAAGCAGAAATTGCTGACGTAGACTTCGCACAACGGCATTTACCTTTCGCAGGTGAACTTTATATGGGACATTTGCGTTACTCCACCACAGGAAAAAGTGGCTTATCGTATGTTCATCCATTTTTAAGGAGAAACAACTGGAGGGCTAAGAATCTTTCGTTTTGTGGCAATTTCAATATGACAAACCTCAGTGAGATATTCGAACATCTCACTGATTACGGTCAATGCCCACGCAAATACAGCGATACCTATTTGCTTCTTGAGTTCATGGGACACCGCTTAGACCGTGAAGTAGAGCGCAATTTCCGCGATGCGAAAGCACTTGGATTAGAGAAATTCGATATTACGCACTACATCGAAGACCATATAGAGATGAAGAATGTCTTACAAACTACAATGCAATACTTCGACGGGGGTTATGTAATATGTGGCGTTACAGGGTCTGGAGAGATGTGTGCCATGCGCGACCCTTGGGGCATTCGTCCTGCATTCTTCTACATGAACGACGAGTATATGGCATTGGCGAGCGAGCGTCCCGTACTCCAGACAACATTCGATTTAACCTGTGAAGACATAAAAGAGCTTCTACCAGGTCAAGCACTCATCGTAAACAAACGTGGTGAAAGCTCACTACACCAAATATTAGAGCCTAAAAGCGATACAGCATGCTCGTTCGAACGCATTTATTTCTCACGCGGTTCCGACCGAGATATATATAAGGAACGTAAGAAATTAGGCGAACAACTTACCGAAAAGGTATTGAAATCGATTGATAACGATACCAACCACACCGTAATTTCTTTTATTCCAAACACTGCTGAAGTAGCTTTCTACGGATTGCTGCAAGGTTTTGAGAAGTGGTTGAACACTAAAAAAGCAGAAGAAATAAAGGCTTTAGGAAGCAATGCAACCGATGTAGAGATAGAAAAAATATTAAGTCAGTCTATCCGTTCCGAGAAAGTAGCATGGAAAGACATTAAGCTACGCACCTTCATTACCGAAAGCAATTCGCGCAACGACTTAGCTTCACACGTCTACGACATAAGCTACGAGAGCATTACGCCCAACGAAGACAACCTCGTTATCATTGACGACTCCATCGTTCGTGGCACCACACTGAAAGAAAGTATCTTGCGAATACTCGACAGACTTCACCCAAAGAAGATTATTATCGTATCGAGTGCACCACAAATCCGCTATCCCGACTACTATGGCATTGACATGCCGCGCTTAGAAGAGTTTTGCGTGTTCGATGCAACCATCGAGTTGATAAAGGAACGCAATATGGAATCGCTCCTTACCGAAGTCTACGAGGCTTGTAAAAAGGAAGTTGCCAAAGGAAAAGGAGAAACCATCAACAACGCAGTCTGCAAGGTTTACGCACCATTTACAGTAGAAGAAATCAATAAAAAGATAGTGGAGATGTTGCGTCCAAAAGGCATGACCACTCCCGTAGAACTTGTTTATCAAAGCATTGAAGGTTTGCACGAAGCCATACCAAACCACAAAGGCGACTGGTATTTTACAGGAAACTTCCCTACTCCTGGCGGAATGCGCCTTGTAAACAAAGCATTCATAAACTTCTACGAACAAGTTTATCACAAGTAA